The DNA window CCCGTTTCACATAAAATTAATGGAACATGAGAAATTTCAAAGCGGTGAGTTTAATACGAAGTTTTTGGAGTTATATGATATTATGAAGGCGGAATAGGAGGTGCCCTATGTCTGAACATGTATTTGACCCCGGCCAAGAGTATGCGGGCCTTGGCAAAGTCGAAATCGCGCCGGAGGTGATTGAAGTGATCGCCGGCATCGCGGCGAGCGAAGTCGACGGCATCGCGCAAATGCGCGGCAATTTCGCCGCCGGTGTCGCGGAACGGTTCGGCAAAAAGCATCATGGCAAAGGCGTCAAAGTCGACTTGCGCGACGACGGTGTCGCGATTGATCTTTACTGTCTCGTCCAATTCGGCGCGTCGATTCCGAACGTGGCGAAAAAAGTGCAAGA is part of the Geobacillus sp. 46C-IIa genome and encodes:
- a CDS encoding Asp23/Gls24 family envelope stress response protein, producing the protein MSEHVFDPGQEYAGLGKVEIAPEVIEVIAGIAASEVDGIAQMRGNFAAGVAERFGKKHHGKGVKVDLRDDGVAIDLYCLVQFGASIPNVAKKVQENVRQALWNMTGLETSEVNVHIVGIQFETGKPEQDAVEQR